In the genome of Peromyscus eremicus chromosome 1, PerEre_H2_v1, whole genome shotgun sequence, the window CTCTCTCTGTTGTTCCTGCACCTCTGTGAGCTGGGCCTAGGGGACCTGTCCTTTGAACCACTTGTCTTCCATGGCCTGACTCAGGCCTGGGCTATTCTGTGAAACCCTCTCTCAGGAGTTTCTCTGAACCAGAAACTCTTTGGCCCTAAATGCCTGGGGACCTCACTGCTTTCAACCTTACCATCCCCACTGAATCATACCCACCCAGGGATGTGTCAAGCCACCCTTGGGTCCCTAGCCCTTGGCTTAGGGTTTTCATGAACTTGGTGCTTAAGTGAAGATTGTCCAGAGGGGTGAGTTGCTTGCTGGGGAATAGGTCAGTCCAGGAGAACTGGTTGAGGAAAGGGCTGGTGGTAAAACTCAGTGCAAGGCCTCAGGTTCAAGCCCCATGTCCTCAGTGTACTCGAAAAGTGCTTGGTCTGGTgttacatgtctataatcctagcctATAatcctggggaggctgaggcaggatcacAAGGTCATTACCTGCCTGGGATACAGAGAACTTTAAGAATTCCCAAAACTTGTGCCTCCAAGTTCTCATCCTTAAAGAACCCTGCCTTGTCCCCTGCCCCCAGATATCAGTAAATATCTTTCGGACCCTGCCACCCAGTGAGAACCCTGAATTTGACCCTGAAGAGGATGAGCCCAACCTTGAGCCTTCGTGGCCACATCTACAGGTGTGAAGGGCTGGGGAGCAGGGGGTCTGCATTTCAGAGGAGACTGGAGGGCTATGGGGAGAGTTTGTAGAGTTTCTGACTGTTGGCTGAGTGCTGCAAGGTAAGGGGAGTGGGTGAGGCTGTAACTAAACTCACCTTTTGGTCTGTCTCCCACCCTCAGCTGGTATATGAGTTTTTCCTGCGTTTCTTGGAGAGTCCAGACTTCCAGCCCTCTGTGGCCAAGAGATATGTGGATCAAAAGTTTGTCCTGATGGTGACTTGGGGAGCCCAGGCTGGGTGGTACCATGCAGCAGGCACAGGCTATCTGGGGAACATGGGGATAGGATGGGAAAAAATAGGGGTTGACACCTGGCCTTATATACCCTAACCCTGGGTCCTACAGCTCCTGGAGCTATTTGACAGCGAGGACCCTCGGGAACGTGAGTACCTCAAGACCATCTTGCATCGGGTATACGGCAAGTTCCTGGGTCTCCGGGCCTACATCCGCAAACAGTGCAACCACATCTTCCTCCGGTGCGTGACTGCTGCCCCCTCAGCAGAGAcctgggagggaggcagggaaggagggacCTGCTGGGACTACCAGGCTGTGTGGACTGTATGTTTACCAAGTTCTGTCTCTGCAATGTATAGTACTGATGATACAAAGCCTGTGAAATCAGTAGAGAAtgagttttctttccattttacagatgagcaaaTAGAGGCCAAGTAAGAGTATAGGAAAATAGAGGCCAATTAAGTAGTTTAGAGGGACTAGGGCAATCCAGTGCAATATAGAATCTAGATCTTCTGATCCTTATCAGGCTTTCTACAAACATGTACTGAGCACCATCCCACTGAGCACTGGGAGGCCCTGTGACCTTGTAGTTGAGACTATGGTTGGATATGTGAGTTTGGTTCAAGTATTCGGGTGAACTTGGGCAAGTCCTTCAAGTTCTGTTTACTTCACTCTTTGAAGTGGTTACACTGCCTGTGCTAATGTGGGTCCATTCTTCAGATGAAGCCAGATGGGGCCTCCAAAACACCCGGCATAGCTCCTAGCCTGAGGTGGGGCCGCTGAAATATTAGCTGTTGTTTCTAGTGATAAAATAGAGGAGACATGACCCGTGTTCTCTAGGAGCTCAGAGTCCATTAGCTTCCCCACTTATTAACTTTGAGGCAAGTAGCCTTTAGTTAGTCTCAACTTCATCTCTGTAATGGCTTTCATATGCCCTGCCTGCCAGGGGGGATTTCGGGAATTACAGTGCAGGGTAGAGATGTCTGTCGTTGCTTTGGTTGACTGCGTGAAGGTTGAAGGTCCTAGGCTGGGTGCCtgcctgctggctggctgggCATCAGGTAAGGAGTGCTAGGGACTGGAAGAAAGGAACTGGGGCTGTCTTACAGATGAGAGGCTGAGCTGGGACTGACAGTGGCCCAGATGGCTGGGCTGGGCAAGACACTTTGCCTGTGGGTGTGGACTCAGTGGGGCCTGGTTTGGGGCGCCAGGAAGGGAGTACTTCTGTGGTTTGGGGAATGTTGGACAGCCGTGTGGGGTGAGTCAGGGTGGCTGGCAGGAAGACTGATGGAGAGCTGGACCTGTCCCAAGCTCCCACCCTCTAGATTCTTCTCTCCTGCAGGTTCATCTATGAGCTGGAGCACTTCAATGGTGTGGCTGAGCTGCTAGAGATCTTAGGAAGGTAATTCTCCTTAGCTTTGGCTAGAGCTGGGGTTTCTGGTAGGCGGGACTGGGGGCTGATTGGATGAGCCCTGCTCCTCTCTTCTGTCCATTCCAAAGCATCATCAATGGCTTTGCGTTGCCCCTGAAGACCGAGCACAAGCAGTTCCTGGTTCGAGTCCTGATCCCCTTGCACTCTGTCAAGTCGCTGTCTGTTTTTCATGCCCAGGTGAGCCCCAGGCCTGGCCCTGCAGCAGCAGGTGCTGCTGACACTCAGGGCTGCCTGTGGGGCCAGGAAGTCAGATTGACCCTTGCTGCATCCTATCTTACCTCTGAGTCTCTACTAATTCAGTCTCCTCTACCTGAGAGCTGACCTCAGACACCAGCTCTGTGCTGCTTGGCACTCGAGAGCTTGGTGCCTTTAAGTCCAAAGCAGCAGTAAGTGCTCAGTGAACAGGAGTGTGAAGGCAGTAATGAGCAGATACCTGGCATGCTGTCCTGGGCAGCTAGTTCTTGGCTCCTGGCCCTTCCTGACCTTGGCTCCTTCTTTCCATTCTGGCCCTGCAGCTGGCATACTGTGTGGTGCAGTTCCTGGAGAAGGATGCCACCTTGACGGAGCATGTGAGTACCTTGGAGGGAAGGTGGGCCCCTTACTCTGCGTATCTGACTCCTCCTCCACCCTACAGGTTATCCGGGGGCTGCTCAAATACTGGCCTAAAACCTGCACCCAGAAGGAGGTATGAAGGGCCCTCACAACCCTGAGAGTGGGTGGGAGGGCTCAGCTTCCAGAAGGCGAGCAGGTGCATGCTTTAGGAGAACGTGAGCTGCTGCCCTGCCCTCTCCCCAGGTGATGTTCCTGGGGGAGATGGAAGAGATTCTTGATGTCATTGAGCCCTCCCAGTTTGTGAAGATCCAGGAGCCCCTCTTCAAGCAGGTGGCTCgctgtgtctccagcccccatttccaGGTATGTGCCAAAGGCAGGTGGAGTCAGAGCAGGGGCACAGCCTGGCAAAGTTTCAAAGTTGGCCTAACATAGTACCCTCTTCCCTCAGCTTCTCTTCCAGCCCTAGACCTGATAATAGGGAGATGCTGACCTTGGGTCATGAGACCTAGGGGCAAAGTTCAGATCGGTATTCCACTGGCTGAGTGGCTTTGGAAGGAGCACTTTCTCCGAGTCTAAGTGGGTTTCCCTGACTATAAAATAGGCCAACAATAGTCTCTTCGTAGTGTAGTGACAGGAAGAGGAGCTCATAGCAGTGAACACatcaggaaactgacacaaagTGGGCAGCAGGACTGTTAGCCCCTCTCTTCTTTCGTTGGTAACCTTAGACGTCACCAGTCCCACTTTCTGTGAGAAGGCTCAGTTCCCCATGCTAGTACACTCACCCCGACTCCTAGCAGCCATAACCTGGTGGAAGCTGGTTCTTCCTCATGATGGCTCTGGTATTTCACTTTTAAAACACCTTGAAGTACAGGAACTCATTTCATTCTGACAACAGCTGGTGGAGATGGGTATTCTTAGCCCCATTCACACAGCAGACAGCTGAGGCTGAGGAGCTGAATGCCTCACAAGGCCGCACGTGTGCGGTGGgccctggaggaggcaggagtgCCGAAGTCGACTGTGAAACCagtgctcctttctctcctccatttGTTTCCTCCCGTGGGTCAGAGGAGCCCCCAGGATGGGAGGTGGAGGTCGAAGGATCTGGGCTTGGGGGTAAGGATGAAAAACAGACCTTGTCCACTCAAAAGCCATTACCAGGCCCTCTCTACTGCTTCCCCTGCCCAGGTTGCAGAGCGGGCTCTGTATTTCTGGAATAATGAGTACATCCTGAGCCTCATTGAGGACAACTGCCACACTGTGCTGCCTGCGGTATTTGGGACCCTCTACCAAGTGTCCAAGGAGCACTGGAATCAGTGAGTGCCCAAGCTTTGTCCAACCCTTGGCGACAGGCACCACAGCCAGTCCAGCCCCCAGGGCCACTCCTAGTGGACAAGTGGTCGGGGACCAGGGATGAGCAGAATGGCATTTCATTAAGCTCCTTAACACCTCTCCTTGACTATGCCAGAACCATCGTATCGCTGATCTACAACGTGCTCAAGACTTTCATGGAGATGAATGGAAAGCTGTTTGATGAGCTTACAGCCTCCTACAAGCTGGAGAAACAGCAGTGAGTACGGGTAGAAGGCTGGCCAGGGGAGGGGCAGCTTACAGCCTCCTACAAGCTGGAGAAACAGCAGTGAGTACGGGTAGAAGGCTGGCCAGGGGAGGGGCAGAAAAGTAGGAAGGAATCAGACCCTCAGGCTAGCGGGAATGTGAAGAGGACCCATCCCAGTGCCGTCAGCTTCACCCTGTTTCCAGCAGGGGGCTGCCCACTGACTGCTCTCGCTCCTCTGTCTGTACCAGTGCCTCTGTCAGGGCAGCTCATAGCCCagttcctcctctcctttctctcctcccctcccctctaagcCGGGACTTCCCGTGGAGTCCTAGTCACTTTacagggggggtgggggggtggtacGGGAGGTTAGACTGTTGGCAGCTGCGGGAGGAAGGGCTGCCTCACCTCTCTCCCCAGGGAGCAGCAGAAGGCCCAGGAACGGCAGGAGCTATGGCGAGGTTTGGAGGAACTGCAGCTACGCCGGCTACAGGGGACCCAAGGGGCTAAAGAAGCCCCCCTCCCTCGGCCTACACCCCAGGGGGCTGCCAGCGGGGGTCAGAGCTAGACAAATCTAGAAGGAAAGGAGCTAAACCCAGAGCTATCAgccctccatcccttctgcccAGGGGCCCAGTGAGGCCCACGCCTCCCCAGGGCCTTGCCAGAGTGGTTCTGGGACTCCCTGCCAGCCCCATGGGAACAGCTTTCATGGTGGGGGGGACAAGAACGCAAGATGGTAGTCTTGGCAGCAGAACTCTCAGGCCTTTGTGGCAAGATTCTGGCAAGACTAGACCAGGGCAACTATGTGACTGGGAAGCTGCCATCAGGGATCCTCCCCTGCCCTATACAGCTGGGCTCCCATCCCTGCTCCTGTCCTGGGACATGGGCGCTCAGCACCTGGCCTGGCCTGCCTCAGCCTGGCCAGGGCCTTCCTCATCCCCACCATGGGGGCACAGTCTATTTATTCTGCCCAGCTCACCCTCAACAAGACACTGTCCAGGGACATTCTCCTCTCCCTTGCCCTGTACTTCCTTGTCCCCTTTTTATTTAttgggcagggggaggggtgaGGGCACAGGCGAGAAGAGATTCACATTGTCCTGGGGTGAGGGGGGGTTACAGTAATCATGGTCTGCCCCCTTCACCTGGCTAGGAGGCAGACTTAATAAAGAGCGAAACTCAAGCCTTGCCTGCTTTATTGAGGACAGGCGGGAAGGACA includes:
- the Ppp2r5b gene encoding serine/threonine-protein phosphatase 2A 56 kDa regulatory subunit beta isoform yields the protein METKLPPASTPTSPSSPGLSPVPPPDKVDGFSRRSLRRARPRRSHSSSQFRYQSNQQELTPLPLLKDVPASELHELLSRKLAQCGVMFDFLDCVADLKGKEVKRAALNELVECVGSTRGVLIEPVYPDIIRMISVNIFRTLPPSENPEFDPEEDEPNLEPSWPHLQLVYEFFLRFLESPDFQPSVAKRYVDQKFVLMLLELFDSEDPREREYLKTILHRVYGKFLGLRAYIRKQCNHIFLRFIYELEHFNGVAELLEILGSIINGFALPLKTEHKQFLVRVLIPLHSVKSLSVFHAQLAYCVVQFLEKDATLTEHVIRGLLKYWPKTCTQKEVMFLGEMEEILDVIEPSQFVKIQEPLFKQVARCVSSPHFQVAERALYFWNNEYILSLIEDNCHTVLPAVFGTLYQVSKEHWNQTIVSLIYNVLKTFMEMNGKLFDELTASYKLEKQQEQQKAQERQELWRGLEELQLRRLQGTQGAKEAPLPRPTPQGAASGGQS